Below is a genomic region from Henckelia pumila isolate YLH828 chromosome 3, ASM3356847v2, whole genome shotgun sequence.
AAGTGACTTACAAGCTCCCTTATCCATCTCTAATATATGAAATGCTGGTATCTCAAGGGTTTGAGAAAGATGATGATGAGGTTCTTACTGATGATGTGGAAATATTAATGCTTGCTCCTGCTCTTCTCAGTGGAAATAGGAAATCGGATCTTCCATGGATAGAGTCAGATGTTGTTGAAGGTGTTGTgtcagatgttggcaacactgcCCTTGTTAGTTTCCTGCTTGTACCCCCTTCTTCAACCCTACAAATGGACTCTGTCTTTATCCAATTCCAGCTGTTACATGCTGAACAGAAGATTAACCAGGCCAAGACAACATTGCTTATTATGAAGCCTTGAAAGTTCACTACCAAAGCTAAGTCTACTTGGAGTTGGATCCTcttctggaaaaaaaaaaaaaaaaaaggagaatAAGATGCTTCTGAAGACAATGATTACTCATCTAAGAGCAATCAGTTTTAGTTGTGGTTTGGTGATTTAGTGTTTATTTTTCTGTCGAACTTTTTCTCTCGTTCGTTTTTTGCTCTgtttttgtttatgtttttacTCTAATCTGTTTTTAATCAATATTAATGTCAGTTTGTTTGGTTATGACTCTCTGCTTTgttcaaagttttttttctgCTCTGGAACTTAAGTGTTATGAGGAGATGTTGGTAACATCCTAGATAACACCTATAATTAGACTAAGGGCGATAATGTATTCTCTAATTCAAAGGGAGAATTGATATTGAGGGAGAGTCTTGATATGTGCTAAGTTGTTGAAAttatgttttgtccagaaaggcaaaaagggagagattgaaaaaaatattttattttctaagaACTTTCACGTTTTAAAAAgagatttattttcttttgtctttcttggacttaaAGTTTTTAAATTGATTAAGATATTTTAAAAAGGAATTATCGTGTACTCAATTGATTTATTTACTTAATTATTTGCTATGAGACACTTATCATACTATATTTTTATCTCCTAACTTAATGGTATTTTTCATTATCTTTGTAGATTCAAGCTTTAATTAAGGAAACAAGATCAAGACTTTTAGAGATAAGTTTTACACGCTTAAATAGAAGAAGAGTACGAAGAGATCGTTGAGGTTTTTGGAGCGTACACTTTGAGAGTTCTTGAAAACACAACTGAAGCTGAAGTATGCGCAAAAGCCGATGGTTGCTGATTTGATAGCCTAGGTTCTATGAAGTCTTTTTTAGAGCATTTGAAGATCGAAAACTTGTTGCTATCGTGTTTTGTCATCTAGGCCAACTCCTTATTTGTTTTACGTACTTTTCTACTTTCAATAGAGTTTTTAAGGGAGTTacttttatttagtttattttctcacttgttttgagaaaattaaattttgatgtgttcactagttttagggctTTTGTAAGACGATTTACAATAGTGAAGCTGTTTGCCCTAAGGCACTGCACGAGTACGGTGTACTTGTGTTTAATCATTCATatgtgtttatttatttgttgctATTTATTCAcgttttttaatattttcgttGTATGTTATGTCAGATATTGCCAAcatctagtgacaacatctggaTCTGATATTTTTCATACTCCATTATTCCTAACAGTTTATAATCTTTATCTTTGTTATGCTTTTATGTTGGATGCAAACATCTCGTGTATTCATTTTTTGAGATATATAAAAACATTAGAGTGATGCTACATCTAAACGGAGGATTACAcgttgcacttgaaattacataaatatcttTAATGTATATtggaaagatttttttcaaataaactggtgggataattttgtaatttaatGTGCAGTGTATAACCTAACATGTATGTATTAGCATTACCCAAAACATTATTAGCTAGTTAGCTtctacaaaaataaattttaaaaaaaatcaaatacaaggttttttttttttttgaagataaaaTCCAACGTTGGAGAAGTAGAAGGGCGgactaaaattttgaaaacaaaatgTGCTGACAACGAAAATAAAGAAAGACtgtgtaataaaataaaataaagtacaACGGCTCGGTTCCCTAAAGCTGTGTCAAAAGCACGGGTTCACCATTGCAGTGTTCGACCTCGACTTCGACTGCCCCCTTTTCCATCTCAAAATTATTCTGAATCTTTGTTGTTATAATCTAATTTAAATCTAAAAGTAGGGAGGATTTGCCATTATTTTCTGTGGCCATTTTACAATCAATGCTCCTTAGATTACTGAATAATCGCTTCTATTTCCGCTTCAGTTTACTTCTGTGGTTGATCCCAGTTGTCTTAGGGGAAGACCCTTTTGTTTTCTATGACTGGACTGTGTCGTACATCACCGCTGCTCCTCTGGGGATCAAGCAACAGGTTGCTTTTTCTACTTTTCCAATTGTTATTTTTATCCATTTTAAGTTCTAATGTACTTTTGCCCTTTGTCAATTggaaatttatgtgtttgctGCCACTCAGCAATTTTCTTGGAAAGACTGGTCAAATATATTTGTGCTTCACAATTGAGTTGATGTAGAAGTATGACTTTTTGGTGAAGTGGGAAGCTCAGTTTGATTGGTTATTTGGTCGTTTGTATTATGTTTGTACATGTATTGAGCACTCTCAAAAGGAGTCTTAAAGCCTGATGGTTTTGGGTTCCTATAAAAGGTGGGATCAAGTTCAGCTGGTTTAGTTTCATCATGTTCAGATCCATTATAACCAAACTGCTTTACTCCAAACTGATTAGATTTTATTATACAATAACTATACTACACAATCTTATATTTTTTCTTGGCTGGCACCTCACTTTTAGTTTTGTTATCAACCAGTAAGGAGAGGGTCACTTCCTGTAGGTTTTCTCGGATGTATGGGTAAGGCATAGCATCATGATCTGGAGTTTTACTTTGTAGCTAGCTGCTGTTGTCACCAGATACTGTTTTCTTATGTGCGATACTTGCTACTGATCCGTGCCCTGCTAATTCCTTGTGTACGCTGCATTGCCACCACCATCtctatgattttatttaaggtTTTTTATACACATTCCATCCATGTATGCATAGCCATACATAAATCAATTGTAttaataatcatatatatatttattaaagttCCGTCCCAACCCGTACCGTGGTGTGGctcatttttttcctttttaatatatatatatttttttactattttgttTTCTTAATTATACAATCATCCTTATTTGTTtagatatttattatttgacACTTACCAATTTCAATTGCAGTATGACCCCTAATTATTTTTAAGGAAGAACACCTTAATTGGTCTCTTGGTATGCTCTACCTCAAATTGCAAATAAAACCCCATAAAAGTATCAAATTACGAAAAGTGGatatcatattaaaatcaaacactttTAAATGCTATATCATATACACACAAcacattatatttataaatcACGTTACACACGCAAAGCGTGTGCGTTAtcgctatatatatatatatatatatatattaaaaattttcagctgctcaaccgtgttttagttatgcgaaaagtcaaaacaaaaaacaactaaaacccggtatgTTTAACCGCTCATTCAAGTTGTTATTTGTTGTAACCTTTCATGTTGGCATTTCTCAAAGGTGGATTTTTGGctgcaagtttttttttttatgtacatGCTAATTATCTCCACACAATTTTGACCTATCAAGCTTcttccttcttttttttttaattattttttatacttCTATTTGTTCCTGTGCTCACGCCATTATTTTACTTTCCAGTGCACTGAATTTCTATCTTTTCTCCCACCTCACAGCTTTGAAAAAATTAATGCATCGGCGTTGTGATTTCAtgtatagttatttattgttgtCTCTACTGTTATTGCTCTACAAGAGTGCCCACCGGCAGGCTGCCTCTGACTCCCGAATATCATATTTTCAGGTGATAGGAATAGAGGGGAAATTTCCAGGTCCCATTCTGAATGTCACCACCAATTGGAATGTTGTTGTCAATGTCAGAAATAATCTAGACGAACCATTTCTTATCACATGGTATTTTTCTGTATATCAGTACATTGCAATGATTATATATAGTATTGAAGTAACTGTTCTCAGTGAATTCTAGGAATGGCATTCAACAAAGAAAAAATTCATGGCAAGATGGTGTTTCAGGGACAAACTGTCCCATTCCCGCTGGTTGGAACTGGACGTACCAGTTTCAGGTCAAAGACCAGATAGGAAGTTTCTTTTACTTCCCTTCCCTTGGTTTCCAAAGGGCTGCTGGTGGATATGGTGGAATCATTGTTAACAACAGAGAAGTTATTCCTGTGCCTTTTGGCTTACCGGATGGAGATGTTACCCTCTTTATCAGCGATTGGTACATAAAGGATCATAAGGTTGGGGAAGGAGCtgtgattttttttcctttcattGGTTATTTTCTTGAATTGTGAGATTCTATTCAGTTATTGATAAAGTTTATGGATTAACATTGAACAGAAACTCAGAGATGATATTGTGAGCAAAACTAGTCTTGGAACTCCAGATGGTGTCCTAATTAACGGATTAGGCCCTTACCAATATAATAAAGATTTGGTGTCGGATGGTATATCCTACCAGATTGTAAATGTTGAACCAGGTATTTCTCTCTGGCTGCATATGATGCCAAGTGCTGGCTTTCTGCTGCTCATGCCCACATTAAACTTGTGCTTTGTCATTTTTCTCTAGCTATTGTCATAGATGCTTACTTTTAAATATGTTGAAATTTGTGTAAAGAAGAGGGAACTTTTTACATGCATTCGTGATGGAATTAGTGGCATGGCTTTTGATATATGAACATGGGAGAGGACCTGGTACACTCATTTCGTCTTGTGTCTGCTACTTTGGCTTGTAAAAATATAACATATGTGAAGAGTAAAATCTGGTTCATGGTCAGAATATGGAGTCAGATGGAATGAACTGGAGTCATAAGCAATTCATTTGTTATTTCCTCGGCGTGTCCATCATCCTCGGAATCTTCTTCCAAAGTTAAAGTAAATGGTCGTCGTTACTTGAAATTAATTATCTTCTTTGACTTTCAAATTGTCGGTTTCCATTCGTACTAGTGATGGACAAGGTCTATTTCTGGGAATCAAAGAATCATCGAACTCTTCTTTCAAAAAATCTCATAGAATGCAGCTAAACTGCATTTCTTGTAAATTACCCGATGATTCAAATTTCAATACCTTCATGTGAAATTGTGTGTGCTCCTATCAACTAATTCACCTGAGGGTGTTATGATATCCCacattgaaatattaaactaataaaGAGTTAGTTATAAACTCATGAGACAACCCCACCCAATAGGCAAGCCTTTTGGATGGACACCTCATGGGTTTATAACCTAACATTTGGTGCTCTCGTTGAGAGCCGACGTAGCGAAAGGGGCGACCTAGGAAAGGGCTACCATCGGATCAGTGTCGATAATTGGAAAAATTATAGGCCGGATTAAGGtgcatgaatgcatgcactgaataCTGAAAGGTGAGTGAAAGCCGCCTAGAGTAGGCCGCCGCGGACGTCGGCTTCTCAAGGGGTCGGCAATGTTATGATATCTCacattgaaatattaaactaataaaGAGTTAGTTATAAACTCATGAGGCAACCCCACCCAATAGGCAAGCCTTTTGGGATGGACACCTCATGGGTTTATAATCTaacatttatgttatgatatcccacattgaaatattaaactaataaaGAGTTAGTTATAAACTCATGAGGCAACCCCACCCAATAGGCAAGCCTTTTGGGATGGACACCTCATGGGTTTATAACCTAACATTTGATGCTCTCGTTGAGAGTCGGCATAGCGGAAGGGGCGACCTAGGAAAGGGCTACCACCAAGAAGAAAGGTGAGTGAAAGCCGTCTAGAGTGGACCACCGTGCGGAAGGGGCGACCTAGGAAAGGGCTACCACCAAAAAGAAAGGTGAGTGAAAGCCGTCTAGAGTGGGCCGCCGTGCGGAAAGGGCGACCTAGGAAAGGGCTACCACCAAAAAGAATGGTGAGTGCAAGCCGTCTAGAGTAGGCCGCCGCGGACGTCGGCTTCTCAAGGGGTCAGCAATGTTACAATATCCCACATTGAAATACTAAACTAATAAAGAGTTGGTTATAAACTCTTGAGGCAACCCCACCAAATAGGCAAGCCTTTTGGATGGACACCTCATGGGTTTATAACCTAAAAGAGGGTGAGCAGAAACTTAACCAAACCAAACTGATGGCTTTGATTGATTTTTACTCGGTCATATTTTagatcatgtttaaaatcaACCAAACCTTAAAAAATTGGTCTGGCTCAAAGTTTAgttaaaaattccaaaataaccgattttatttgtataaaaattatataatagaCTTTGTTAAATAACTAACTTACtatgattttttgaattataaaaacttgatttgttcattgattttatctctttatttaGTCTGTATATTTGTCTCAACTGCTTTTAGAAATTTTTATTGACATATGTGATAGCGGATGATTGTGGAGTTTCCTTTGAAGTTAAAAGTAAATCATTCGAGTATTTATACTTCTGTATGATAAATGTGTATTGTCATTGTCATGCACTATATTGTTAAATGCTTTTAATATCTATTTGTgtattgatatatttttatttataatgttGGTTGACCGATATTTTTAGTTGGAAAAAACTAGCAAGTGAACTAGGTCAAATTATAAAATAGTCGGATTTGTAGTCTTACTTGATCCTACAGAGGCTACTATTTAACTACCATAATTTTAGCTACTTGATTTAAGTAAATAAATGCAAGAGAGTAAAAGTATTGATCTAAATTAACTAACTAGAAGAGTTTCCAATTAAATATAACGGTATTCAATGATCAAGCAAGAACTCAAACGACTAAGACATGCAACGGTACCGACACTGTACTATGATGATGCTTGTTGAAATTCAATTACTTGTCAACTGCTCAATAACAGTGAAACCCCTAATTTGTTTGTTAATTAATTCCCTGAGTTAATAAACCTATTTAAACCTAACAGTCCAATTATTCATAATTGAATTTCATTAGATTTAAATGCATTAAATCTTTGTGGAATTTCAATTTTCACCTATTACGAACATATAATCGAATCTATTCCTagtcaattttattatttgttgaTTGACGTGTTTGTTGTTATATTTAACCAATCATCTTCTGATTGAAGATTAATAAACAAATATGTAAATAgctgatcagactattcacaagcaATTTTAACCCACCAtcaatcaataattgaaaataagaaaaaaattatattgacaACAAAGAAGTTATCGAACAATGTATTGTCTTGCCCCTATCGTGGTTTTAGTCTAAAGAAATTTATTGCATAAAATCAAGACAAAGCATAGAAACAATGTTTGAATTCATTAAAATAAACTCTAAGAAAGATTAAGAAAATATCAGCGTGGTTGGTGCGGTTCCGTCTTTCGAAGTCATCTTCCTTACATATCGAGATTCCTTTGATCATCGGCGTCTTCCCCACTTTCAGGGGTCTTTTGTACGTGGTATTGAATTGTTCAACCTTATTTCCAAACTTAAGCCTTTTCCAGTTTCCACATTTTGGTCAAATCTTAAAACaatatgaaattaaataaaataaatgcataatACGGGATAGAAATGCTAGATAAGCACgaatacaacaaaataaatcCATGAAATATCTATTGGATTCGTGCTTATCaatagtttagaaaattttaattatatttaaaataatcaaaatatttcatttgaAAAAAATCAATGTTTAAAGCTGATAATAAAAACCAAGTCGAACCAAACCAAAAACTTAGGtttgttttatttgtttttaattttaatggtTTGTTTGGTTTGCTACTTAGTCTCCAATAATTTTAGTTTGATTAGGATTTTTATCAAAAATTGAACTAGTCCTAACCCCTAGTTGTGGCAACTTCATTCAATAATGTGAAAGTTCAATCACATGTATTCATTCATTTACATCAAGCATCCTGTTGATGAATTTTCTTGTAAAACAGGCAAAACCTATCGCTTCCGTGTTCACAATGTTGGAATCTCTACTAGCTTGAATTTCAGGATTCAAAATCATAACTTGATTCTTGTAGAAACTGAAGGGTCTTACACCATGCAACAGAACTACTCAaacatggatatccatgtaGGTCAGTCATATTCGTTCTTGGTAACAATGGATCAAAATGCATTCAACGATTATTACATTGTTGCTAGTCCAAGGTTTACCAATTCATCGAGTTGGGCAAAGGCTACTGGAGTTGCTATATTACATTACTCAAATTCCCAGGGGCCGGCTTCAGGTCCTCTTCCAGATCCTCCCGATGAATATGACACAGATTTCTCAATGAATCAAGCAAGATCTATAAGGTTTTAGCTAAACAAAGTCATTCTTTTTATTCTTGCTTACTTTATAAATTGTCAAATATTTACCTTAACATTTTTTTATCTTACTCTGAAACAAATGGCTTTAATTTTACTGCAAGGACTCACCTTTCATAATATGGTATTACATTTCTCAAGGAAGGCATATCGCATCATGATGCTAGATCATTGCTTGAGAATCAAACTTTTATTGATCCTCTCTAATTGTATGGTGTCTAATTCTTTTGagcataataattgattttagatatttaactcacaatttttgttaataCAGATGGAATATTTCTGCTGGAGCTGCCCGTCCGAACCCGCAAGGATCTTTCAGATATGGGCAAATATCTGTAACAGATGTATATGTCATCCTTAATAGGCTTCCAGAACTTGTAGATGGAAAATGGCGCAACACTCTAAATGGGATTTCGTATATAGCTCCTTCAACACCTCTGATGCTTGCTTCACAATTTAAGGTCCCAGGGGTCTTCAAGCTTGATTTTCCTAATAGGATGATGAACAGACCTGCGAAAGTTGACACATCTGTCATTAATGGAACTTTCAAAGGATTTATAGAAATTATTTTCCAAAACAATTCTACCTCTGTTCATAGTTACCATCTAGATGGATACTCCTTTTTCGTTGTGGGGTAAGAACTAAATTTCAGGTTATTTCAGTGCTTCATTCTTCTAGTTTTGGTGAGTGAAAAACCTGAAAGATTAACACTTTTGTTTGACACACAGGATGGATTATGGGGTGTGGACCGAAGACAGCAGAAGCACTTATAACAAATGGGATGGGGTGGCTCGATGCACTACCCAGGTAGTCATTGTCCTAAATCTTCAACTTGAAGTTTTTagttatttgtttatttattatgcTGTTAATTGCCTAGCCAACTGCATTTGAATgggaaagtttaaaaaaaaggTTTTTATGTTAGTAAAAAACATTTTCTAGAAAAGGCATTGCTTGACTGGCTCTTGCTTTTAAAAAGGTGCTGAGTTGTGGTTTTTAGAATTTCTTCAGCGTCTCTTTAGAAACTAAAAggaaatacataattattttttgggaaaataatgtttttaactattTTATGATCCATGAATGATACTCatttttctttgaaaaaaaatttaaaattttttattattatattttttaaaaaataagtgcTTCCGGTTTCTAAATAGTTGTATGCCATTGTCCCCATTCCTGGTCGGCCTTGGGTAGGTGGCAGATTATTAGATGAAGTAGCTTGACGTTTCAGCAGTTTTTGACGTACATAGATTTAAAAAAGGGGAAACCCCGGAATCCATTTTGATGCAACTCTGTTACTTTGCGTTACTGTCATTTATTGGATCACGACATATTAGACATGCAAATAGTCCCAAGCTTCTTCACTATATCGGAGAGAGAACCAAAAGTTTAAAATAACCGATTGCCGAAGCAGATGCTAAAAGTATTTGACGGATTAATCAACAAATTGTGACTTTTTGTTTGATCATTGATATCATTTGATTATTAACATAAATTTGGATCCCAAAGAAGAAATGGACATTCTGTTGTTTCTCTGTGTTGTAAATGTTTATCATGCTAAATGCTATATTCATACAGGTGCATTTCATTTTCGTAATTATTCAACAATTTCTGGGAAAAATGAAATGTACTAGATAATACGATGTGCGTTCCTAGCAGTATTTCTGGTACTATTGATTTGAATTACGTTGTTGGAGCAAGAACTAAGATAATTTTAGATTTTCTTGGACTTGCCGTTACACATTTACAAATTGCAGATACATTTTAATGCTTCAACTGATTTGGTTATTGTTTTTGTCTAACTCTAATCTTTTCTACTTGTTTCTTTCCTAACGATAAGATTATGAATGTTTTGAAAATTCCGTTTTGTAACTTTTCAGGTTTTTCCTGGCGCTTGGACAGCCGTTTTAGTTTCTCTTGATAATGCTGGGATGTGGAACCTTCGTACACAAAACCTTGACTCATGGTATCGTGGCCAGGAACTTTATCTCAGCGTGGTGAATCCGGAGGAAGACAAAGATGAGGTTCCATTACCTTATGATGTAATCTATTGTGGCGCACTCTCTTTTTTACAGAAGTAAGCAATCAAATATGCTTCCTATATTTTTGAATTCAATATACTTCTTTTTTTGTGcacttatgttttttttttctctagaaATCAAACGATATATTTTAATTGATGTTACTTGGAGTGAATGATActttttatgtaatttttgttattAAAAGAAATTCTATcatatttattcaaatatttttcactTGTATTATAAAGAGGTGATAATTGTAATGTGAAACAATATGGATCAATAGTTTGTAAGCAGCCCCACACCTCACCCACCCCCCTCCTGGGCATCGTCTCATGTCAGTAAGCATCATGCATATGCCTGAACTGCATGATTCCTATTATATTTCTTCACTGTTCTTATTTTCTACTATCAAAATTTAACAAGGTGGTAACATCTGTTACATTGCGGCTCTTGCAGGGACCAGGCTCGAAGAGTCAGCTTCTCTGATGCAACATCTCTAGATAAAGCCATCCACATTGCCATGCTTTCCCTTCTCTTAGCTTTGTCAATATTCTTAGGTGTACACTA
It encodes:
- the LOC140889212 gene encoding monocopper oxidase-like protein SKU5, encoding MLLRLLNNRFYFRFSLLLWLIPVVLGEDPFVFYDWTVSYITAAPLGIKQQVIGIEGKFPGPILNVTTNWNVVVNVRNNLDEPFLITWNGIQQRKNSWQDGVSGTNCPIPAGWNWTYQFQVKDQIGSFFYFPSLGFQRAAGGYGGIIVNNREVIPVPFGLPDGDVTLFISDWYIKDHKKLRDDIVSKTSLGTPDGVLINGLGPYQYNKDLVSDGISYQIVNVEPGKTYRFRVHNVGISTSLNFRIQNHNLILVETEGSYTMQQNYSNMDIHVGQSYSFLVTMDQNAFNDYYIVASPRFTNSSSWAKATGVAILHYSNSQGPASGPLPDPPDEYDTDFSMNQARSIRWNISAGAARPNPQGSFRYGQISVTDVYVILNRLPELVDGKWRNTLNGISYIAPSTPLMLASQFKVPGVFKLDFPNRMMNRPAKVDTSVINGTFKGFIEIIFQNNSTSVHSYHLDGYSFFVVGMDYGVWTEDSRSTYNKWDGVARCTTQVFPGAWTAVLVSLDNAGMWNLRTQNLDSWYRGQELYLSVVNPEEDKDEVPLPYDVIYCGALSFLQKDQARRVSFSDATSLDKAIHIAMLSLLLALSIFLGVH